Proteins encoded by one window of Juglans regia cultivar Chandler chromosome 15, Walnut 2.0, whole genome shotgun sequence:
- the LOC108993108 gene encoding disease resistance protein RPV1 isoform X2 — MTFSLPSSSSASSSSTLKQSYDVFLSFRGIDTRNTFTVFLYHALRDRGIKTYIDDKDLERGEIISPTVFKTIEESMISIIVLSSNYASSAWCLEELTKILECKKTKQQIVLPVFYHVNPSEVRNQSGSFGEALAKHQERFKEDPKVQRWKESLQEVAGLAGEHLEDGNEYEFMHKIIEWVDSTIFKSTYQLDIAEYPIGLESRLNDLNTNLEIGRNDITLMIGIYGTGGIGKTTLAKAVFNSIGHQFEARCFLANVREISSRKDGLVKLQEKLLYELLGSFGSFNIGGVRGSNVMKHMLCSKRVLIILDDVNELRQLKEIAGNHNWFGPGSRIVITTRDQHLLTYHQVDSTYEVQELDHNQAIQLFSWHAFKREKPIESHVKLTTCIIGYAKGLPLALTVLGSDLRGRSIQEWKSALEEYERSPHKDIYEILKISYDGLDDNERDIFLDIACFFKGNSVEYVTKILDSCRFSSSIGIARLKDKCLININCHQCVEMHDLLQEMGKEIVRQESPKEAGKRSRLWFHEDIRHVLEENTGTKTIEAILLDFPGGHDKICLHSKAFKKMKNLRLFLNRNAQFSAGPEYLSNEIRVFDWPEYPSSFLPSNFHGNNLTILRMPDSLIKELGGLKSKNLTVMDLFKCKSITKIPDLSSSPNLVKLDLTVCENLVEVHDSVGFLDKLSRFSVGGCCKLRILPKRFKLRSLRVFNLRECSSLEDFPEIEREMEFLHVLDFRDSSIKELPSSIENLKGLKKLYLYPGSSLKKLPSSISNLTQLQELYVAGCIDQLRSLHIVQVHGDSQVPIHIGKVEEDGIQSTPSVVSTGEECEIASTTAELTPTNSSIFNDASSSSSAIWKSLQVLTLRFCCLSESNFFTNGNYFPALDRLDLSGSDIVIFPVQSLRFDRLRDLCLNNCKKLEEILPLPSSIASVHARECTSLESFALLSEILIKNNGTNFRNLQRIDLYGCHKLLAKISWLIPSWEEDILRNKIGHTYFFLKIKSHVFTYKSVWIQVGIVPTDQILSLILSESQLKA, encoded by the exons ATGACATTCAGTTTACCCTCTTCCTCGTCcgcctcttcttcttccactctTAAACAGTCTTACGATGTATTCTTGAGTTTTAGAGGAATAGACACTCGCAATACTTTTACTGTCTTTCTATACCATGCTCTACGAGACAGGGGAATCAAAACCTACATAGATGACAAAGATCTTGAAAGAGGAGAGATAATTTCACCTACAGTTTTCAAAACTATTGAGGAGTCGATGATTTCTATCATTGTATTATCTTCAAACTATGCATCATCTGCATGGTGCTTGGAAGAGTTAACGAAGATCCTTGAGtgcaagaaaacaaaacaacaaattgtTTTACCTGTGTTTTACCATGTAAATCCATCAGAAGTACGAAATCAAAGCGGAAGTTTTGGAGAAGCATTGGCTAAACATCAGGAGAGATTTAAGGAGGATCCGAAGGTGCAAAGGTGGAAGGAAAGCCTACAAGAGGTTGCCGGTTTGGCTGGAGAACATTTGGAAGACGG GAATGAAtatgaatttatgcataaaatcatTGAATGGGTGGACTCTACAATATTTAAATCTACATACCAGTTAGACATTGCTGAGTATCCAATTGGACTGGAGTCTCGTCTAAATGACTTGAACACTAATTTAGAAATTGGAAGGAATGACATTACTCTCATGATAGGGATTTATGGAACTGGTGGAATTGGTAAAACAACTCTCGCCAAAGCAGTCTTTAACTCAATTGGACATCAATTTGAAGCTAGATGTTTTCTAGCAAATGTTAGAGAGATTTCGAGTCGAAAGGACGGTTTGGTCAAACTACAAGAGAAACTTCTTTATGAGCTCTTAGGAAGCTTTGGAAGTTTTAATATTGGCGGTGTTAGAGGTTCTAATGTTATGAAGCATATGCTTTGCTCTAAAAGGGTACTTATAATTCTTGATGATGTGAATGAGTTGCGCCAATTAAAAGAAATAGCTGGAAATCATAATTGGTTCGGCCCAGGAAGTAGAATAGTaataacaacaagagatcaacaTCTATTAACTTATCATCAAGTTGATTCAACGTACGAAGTGCAGGAATTGGACCACAACCAAGCTATTCAACTTTTTAGTTGGCATGCATTTAAAAGAGAGAAGCCAATTGAAAGTCATGTAAAACTCACAACATGTATAATAGGTTATGCTAAGGGCCTTCCACTAGCTCTTACAGTACTTGGTTCAGATTTACGTGGTAGAAGTATACAAGAATGGAAAAGTGCATTGGAAGAGTATGAAAGAAGTCCTCACAAGGATATTTatgaaattcttaaaataagcTATGATGGGCTGGATGACAATGAAAGGGATATTTTTCTTGACATTGCATGTTTCTTCAAGGGGAACTCTGTTGAATATGTCACGAAAATACTAGACAGTTGTCGTTTTTCATCATCTATTGGCATTGCAAGGCTTAAAGATAAGTGTCTCATCAATATTAATTGTCATCAATGTGTGGAGATGCATGACTTGTTGCAAGAAATGGGTAAAGAAATTGTTCGACAAGAATCGCCTAAAGAAGCTGGCAAGCGCAGTAGATTGTGGTTTCATGAAGATATTCGCCATGTATTAGAAGAAAATACG GGAACAAAAACAATTGAAGCGATTTTGTTAGATTTTCCCGGAGGCCATGACAAGATATGCTTGCATTCCAAGGCAtttaagaagatgaagaatCTTCGATTGTTTTTAAATCGAAATGCACAATTTTCTGCAGGGCCAGAATATCTATCTAATGAGATAAGAGTGTTTGATTGGCCTGAATATCCTTCCTCATTTTTGCCTTCTAATTTTCATGGAAATAATCTCACTATATTAAGAATGCCTGATAGCCTCATCAAGGAGTTAGGCGGCCTAAAATCTAAG AACTTGACAGTTATGGatttatttaaatgtaaatcCATAACAAAAATTCCTGACCTTTCAAGTAGCCCAAATTTAGTGAAGTTGGATCTTACAGTGTGTGAGAACTTAGTTGAGGTTCATGATTCCGTTGGATTCCTTGATAAGCTTTCGAGATTTTCTGTTGGCGGATGCTGCAAGCTTAGGATTTTGCCGAAAAGATTCAAGTTGAGATCTCTACGTGTTTTTAATCTTAGAGAGTGCTCTAGTCTCGAAGACTTTCCAGAGATTGAGCGTGAAATGGAATTTTTACATGTGTTAGATTTTCGTGACTCTAGCATAAAAGAACTACCTTCATCAATTGAGAACCTCAAAGGACTTAAAAAGTTATATCTGTACCCCGGCTCTAGTCTAAAGAAACTACCTTCATCAATTAGCAACCTTACTCAGCTTCAAGAATTATATGTAGCAGGCTGCATTGATCAGTTGCGAAGTCTACACATTGTCCAAGTCCACGGTGATTCACAAGTACCAATACACATTGGAAAGGTGGAGGAGGATGGTATACAATCCACGCCATCTGTTGTGTCTACAGGCGAAGAATGTGAAATTGCATCAACTACTGCAGAATTGACTCCAACAAATTCAAGCATTTTTAATGATGCAAGTTCCTCCTCAAGCGCGATTTGGAAATCGCTACAAGTTTTAACTCTTCGATTCTGTTGCCTGTCAGAATCAAATTTCTTCACGAATGGTAATTACTTTCCTGCTTTGGATAGGTTAGATCTAAGTGGGAGTGATATTGTTATCTTTCCAGTTCAAAGCCTCAGATTTGATAGGTTGCGAGACCTTTGTTTGAACAATTGcaagaaacttgaagaaatttTACCTCTTCCATCAAGTATAGCAAGTGTTCATGCTCGTGAATGCACGTCATTGGAAAGTTTTGCACTACTATCTGAAATACTTATTAAAAACAATGGAACGAATTTTCGTAACCTCCAAAGGATTGACTTGTACGGATGCCATAAACTGCTTGCGAAAATAAGCTGGCTGATTCCTTCATGGGAAGA AGACATTCTAAGGAACAAAATTGGGCATACCTACttttttttgaagataaagTCTCATGTATTCACTTATAAAAGTGTTTGGATACAAGTTGGGATAGTACCTACAGACCAGATACTATCTCTAATACTAAGTGAATCTCAACTTAAAGCATGA
- the LOC108993108 gene encoding disease resistance protein RPV1 isoform X1: MTFSLPSSSSASSSSTLKQSYDVFLSFRGIDTRNTFTVFLYHALRDRGIKTYIDDKDLERGEIISPTVFKTIEESMISIIVLSSNYASSAWCLEELTKILECKKTKQQIVLPVFYHVNPSEVRNQSGSFGEALAKHQERFKEDPKVQRWKESLQEVAGLAGEHLEDGRNEYEFMHKIIEWVDSTIFKSTYQLDIAEYPIGLESRLNDLNTNLEIGRNDITLMIGIYGTGGIGKTTLAKAVFNSIGHQFEARCFLANVREISSRKDGLVKLQEKLLYELLGSFGSFNIGGVRGSNVMKHMLCSKRVLIILDDVNELRQLKEIAGNHNWFGPGSRIVITTRDQHLLTYHQVDSTYEVQELDHNQAIQLFSWHAFKREKPIESHVKLTTCIIGYAKGLPLALTVLGSDLRGRSIQEWKSALEEYERSPHKDIYEILKISYDGLDDNERDIFLDIACFFKGNSVEYVTKILDSCRFSSSIGIARLKDKCLININCHQCVEMHDLLQEMGKEIVRQESPKEAGKRSRLWFHEDIRHVLEENTGTKTIEAILLDFPGGHDKICLHSKAFKKMKNLRLFLNRNAQFSAGPEYLSNEIRVFDWPEYPSSFLPSNFHGNNLTILRMPDSLIKELGGLKSKNLTVMDLFKCKSITKIPDLSSSPNLVKLDLTVCENLVEVHDSVGFLDKLSRFSVGGCCKLRILPKRFKLRSLRVFNLRECSSLEDFPEIEREMEFLHVLDFRDSSIKELPSSIENLKGLKKLYLYPGSSLKKLPSSISNLTQLQELYVAGCIDQLRSLHIVQVHGDSQVPIHIGKVEEDGIQSTPSVVSTGEECEIASTTAELTPTNSSIFNDASSSSSAIWKSLQVLTLRFCCLSESNFFTNGNYFPALDRLDLSGSDIVIFPVQSLRFDRLRDLCLNNCKKLEEILPLPSSIASVHARECTSLESFALLSEILIKNNGTNFRNLQRIDLYGCHKLLAKISWLIPSWEEDILRNKIGHTYFFLKIKSHVFTYKSVWIQVGIVPTDQILSLILSESQLKA, encoded by the exons ATGACATTCAGTTTACCCTCTTCCTCGTCcgcctcttcttcttccactctTAAACAGTCTTACGATGTATTCTTGAGTTTTAGAGGAATAGACACTCGCAATACTTTTACTGTCTTTCTATACCATGCTCTACGAGACAGGGGAATCAAAACCTACATAGATGACAAAGATCTTGAAAGAGGAGAGATAATTTCACCTACAGTTTTCAAAACTATTGAGGAGTCGATGATTTCTATCATTGTATTATCTTCAAACTATGCATCATCTGCATGGTGCTTGGAAGAGTTAACGAAGATCCTTGAGtgcaagaaaacaaaacaacaaattgtTTTACCTGTGTTTTACCATGTAAATCCATCAGAAGTACGAAATCAAAGCGGAAGTTTTGGAGAAGCATTGGCTAAACATCAGGAGAGATTTAAGGAGGATCCGAAGGTGCAAAGGTGGAAGGAAAGCCTACAAGAGGTTGCCGGTTTGGCTGGAGAACATTTGGAAGACGG CAGGAATGAAtatgaatttatgcataaaatcatTGAATGGGTGGACTCTACAATATTTAAATCTACATACCAGTTAGACATTGCTGAGTATCCAATTGGACTGGAGTCTCGTCTAAATGACTTGAACACTAATTTAGAAATTGGAAGGAATGACATTACTCTCATGATAGGGATTTATGGAACTGGTGGAATTGGTAAAACAACTCTCGCCAAAGCAGTCTTTAACTCAATTGGACATCAATTTGAAGCTAGATGTTTTCTAGCAAATGTTAGAGAGATTTCGAGTCGAAAGGACGGTTTGGTCAAACTACAAGAGAAACTTCTTTATGAGCTCTTAGGAAGCTTTGGAAGTTTTAATATTGGCGGTGTTAGAGGTTCTAATGTTATGAAGCATATGCTTTGCTCTAAAAGGGTACTTATAATTCTTGATGATGTGAATGAGTTGCGCCAATTAAAAGAAATAGCTGGAAATCATAATTGGTTCGGCCCAGGAAGTAGAATAGTaataacaacaagagatcaacaTCTATTAACTTATCATCAAGTTGATTCAACGTACGAAGTGCAGGAATTGGACCACAACCAAGCTATTCAACTTTTTAGTTGGCATGCATTTAAAAGAGAGAAGCCAATTGAAAGTCATGTAAAACTCACAACATGTATAATAGGTTATGCTAAGGGCCTTCCACTAGCTCTTACAGTACTTGGTTCAGATTTACGTGGTAGAAGTATACAAGAATGGAAAAGTGCATTGGAAGAGTATGAAAGAAGTCCTCACAAGGATATTTatgaaattcttaaaataagcTATGATGGGCTGGATGACAATGAAAGGGATATTTTTCTTGACATTGCATGTTTCTTCAAGGGGAACTCTGTTGAATATGTCACGAAAATACTAGACAGTTGTCGTTTTTCATCATCTATTGGCATTGCAAGGCTTAAAGATAAGTGTCTCATCAATATTAATTGTCATCAATGTGTGGAGATGCATGACTTGTTGCAAGAAATGGGTAAAGAAATTGTTCGACAAGAATCGCCTAAAGAAGCTGGCAAGCGCAGTAGATTGTGGTTTCATGAAGATATTCGCCATGTATTAGAAGAAAATACG GGAACAAAAACAATTGAAGCGATTTTGTTAGATTTTCCCGGAGGCCATGACAAGATATGCTTGCATTCCAAGGCAtttaagaagatgaagaatCTTCGATTGTTTTTAAATCGAAATGCACAATTTTCTGCAGGGCCAGAATATCTATCTAATGAGATAAGAGTGTTTGATTGGCCTGAATATCCTTCCTCATTTTTGCCTTCTAATTTTCATGGAAATAATCTCACTATATTAAGAATGCCTGATAGCCTCATCAAGGAGTTAGGCGGCCTAAAATCTAAG AACTTGACAGTTATGGatttatttaaatgtaaatcCATAACAAAAATTCCTGACCTTTCAAGTAGCCCAAATTTAGTGAAGTTGGATCTTACAGTGTGTGAGAACTTAGTTGAGGTTCATGATTCCGTTGGATTCCTTGATAAGCTTTCGAGATTTTCTGTTGGCGGATGCTGCAAGCTTAGGATTTTGCCGAAAAGATTCAAGTTGAGATCTCTACGTGTTTTTAATCTTAGAGAGTGCTCTAGTCTCGAAGACTTTCCAGAGATTGAGCGTGAAATGGAATTTTTACATGTGTTAGATTTTCGTGACTCTAGCATAAAAGAACTACCTTCATCAATTGAGAACCTCAAAGGACTTAAAAAGTTATATCTGTACCCCGGCTCTAGTCTAAAGAAACTACCTTCATCAATTAGCAACCTTACTCAGCTTCAAGAATTATATGTAGCAGGCTGCATTGATCAGTTGCGAAGTCTACACATTGTCCAAGTCCACGGTGATTCACAAGTACCAATACACATTGGAAAGGTGGAGGAGGATGGTATACAATCCACGCCATCTGTTGTGTCTACAGGCGAAGAATGTGAAATTGCATCAACTACTGCAGAATTGACTCCAACAAATTCAAGCATTTTTAATGATGCAAGTTCCTCCTCAAGCGCGATTTGGAAATCGCTACAAGTTTTAACTCTTCGATTCTGTTGCCTGTCAGAATCAAATTTCTTCACGAATGGTAATTACTTTCCTGCTTTGGATAGGTTAGATCTAAGTGGGAGTGATATTGTTATCTTTCCAGTTCAAAGCCTCAGATTTGATAGGTTGCGAGACCTTTGTTTGAACAATTGcaagaaacttgaagaaatttTACCTCTTCCATCAAGTATAGCAAGTGTTCATGCTCGTGAATGCACGTCATTGGAAAGTTTTGCACTACTATCTGAAATACTTATTAAAAACAATGGAACGAATTTTCGTAACCTCCAAAGGATTGACTTGTACGGATGCCATAAACTGCTTGCGAAAATAAGCTGGCTGATTCCTTCATGGGAAGA AGACATTCTAAGGAACAAAATTGGGCATACCTACttttttttgaagataaagTCTCATGTATTCACTTATAAAAGTGTTTGGATACAAGTTGGGATAGTACCTACAGACCAGATACTATCTCTAATACTAAGTGAATCTCAACTTAAAGCATGA
- the LOC108993108 gene encoding disease resistance protein RPV1 isoform X7, with the protein MTFSLPSSSSASSSSTLKQSYDVFLSFRGIDTRNTFTVFLYHALRDRGIKTYIDDKDLERGEIISPTVFKTIEESMISIIVLSSNYASSAWCLEELTKILECKKTKQQIVLPVFYHVNPSEVRNQSGSFGEALAKHQERFKEDPKVQRWKESLQEVAGLAGEHLEDGRNEYEFMHKIIEWVDSTIFKSTYQLDIAEYPIGLESRLNDLNTNLEIGRNDITLMIGIYGTGGIGKTTLAKAVFNSIGHQFEARCFLANVREISSRKDGLVKLQEKLLYELLGSFGSFNIGGVRGSNVMKHMLCSKRVLIILDDVNELRQLKEIAGNHNWFGPGSRIVITTRDQHLLTYHQVDSTYEVQELDHNQAIQLFSWHAFKREKPIESHVKLTTCIIGYAKGLPLALTVLGSDLRGRSIQEWKSALEEYERSPHKDIYEILKISYDGLDDNERDIFLDIACFFKGNSVEYVTKILDSCRFSSSIGIARLKDKCLININCHQCVEMHDLLQEMGKEIVRQESPKEAGKRSRLWFHEDIRHVLEENTGTKTIEAILLDFPGGHDKICLHSKAFKKMKNLRLFLNRNAQFSAGPEYLSNEIRVFDWPEYPSSFLPSNFHGNNLTILRMPDSLIKELGGLKSKNLTVMDLFKCKSITKIPDLSSSPNLVKLDLTVCENLVEVHDSVGFLDKLSRFSVGGCCKLRILPKRFKLRSLRVFNLRECSSLEDFPEIEREMEFLHVLDFRDSSIKELPSSIENLKGLKKLYLYPGSSLKKLPSSISNLTQLQELYVAGCIDQLRSLHIVQVHGDSQVPIHIGKVEEDGIQSTPSVVSTGEECEIASTTAELTPTNSSIFNDASSSSSAIWKSLQVLTLRFCCLSESNFFTNGNYFPALDRLDLSGSDIVIFPVQSLRFDRLRDLCLNNCKKLEEILPLPSSIASVHARECTSLESFALLSEILIKNNGTNFRNLQRIDLYGCHKLLAKISWLIPSWEEL; encoded by the exons ATGACATTCAGTTTACCCTCTTCCTCGTCcgcctcttcttcttccactctTAAACAGTCTTACGATGTATTCTTGAGTTTTAGAGGAATAGACACTCGCAATACTTTTACTGTCTTTCTATACCATGCTCTACGAGACAGGGGAATCAAAACCTACATAGATGACAAAGATCTTGAAAGAGGAGAGATAATTTCACCTACAGTTTTCAAAACTATTGAGGAGTCGATGATTTCTATCATTGTATTATCTTCAAACTATGCATCATCTGCATGGTGCTTGGAAGAGTTAACGAAGATCCTTGAGtgcaagaaaacaaaacaacaaattgtTTTACCTGTGTTTTACCATGTAAATCCATCAGAAGTACGAAATCAAAGCGGAAGTTTTGGAGAAGCATTGGCTAAACATCAGGAGAGATTTAAGGAGGATCCGAAGGTGCAAAGGTGGAAGGAAAGCCTACAAGAGGTTGCCGGTTTGGCTGGAGAACATTTGGAAGACGG CAGGAATGAAtatgaatttatgcataaaatcatTGAATGGGTGGACTCTACAATATTTAAATCTACATACCAGTTAGACATTGCTGAGTATCCAATTGGACTGGAGTCTCGTCTAAATGACTTGAACACTAATTTAGAAATTGGAAGGAATGACATTACTCTCATGATAGGGATTTATGGAACTGGTGGAATTGGTAAAACAACTCTCGCCAAAGCAGTCTTTAACTCAATTGGACATCAATTTGAAGCTAGATGTTTTCTAGCAAATGTTAGAGAGATTTCGAGTCGAAAGGACGGTTTGGTCAAACTACAAGAGAAACTTCTTTATGAGCTCTTAGGAAGCTTTGGAAGTTTTAATATTGGCGGTGTTAGAGGTTCTAATGTTATGAAGCATATGCTTTGCTCTAAAAGGGTACTTATAATTCTTGATGATGTGAATGAGTTGCGCCAATTAAAAGAAATAGCTGGAAATCATAATTGGTTCGGCCCAGGAAGTAGAATAGTaataacaacaagagatcaacaTCTATTAACTTATCATCAAGTTGATTCAACGTACGAAGTGCAGGAATTGGACCACAACCAAGCTATTCAACTTTTTAGTTGGCATGCATTTAAAAGAGAGAAGCCAATTGAAAGTCATGTAAAACTCACAACATGTATAATAGGTTATGCTAAGGGCCTTCCACTAGCTCTTACAGTACTTGGTTCAGATTTACGTGGTAGAAGTATACAAGAATGGAAAAGTGCATTGGAAGAGTATGAAAGAAGTCCTCACAAGGATATTTatgaaattcttaaaataagcTATGATGGGCTGGATGACAATGAAAGGGATATTTTTCTTGACATTGCATGTTTCTTCAAGGGGAACTCTGTTGAATATGTCACGAAAATACTAGACAGTTGTCGTTTTTCATCATCTATTGGCATTGCAAGGCTTAAAGATAAGTGTCTCATCAATATTAATTGTCATCAATGTGTGGAGATGCATGACTTGTTGCAAGAAATGGGTAAAGAAATTGTTCGACAAGAATCGCCTAAAGAAGCTGGCAAGCGCAGTAGATTGTGGTTTCATGAAGATATTCGCCATGTATTAGAAGAAAATACG GGAACAAAAACAATTGAAGCGATTTTGTTAGATTTTCCCGGAGGCCATGACAAGATATGCTTGCATTCCAAGGCAtttaagaagatgaagaatCTTCGATTGTTTTTAAATCGAAATGCACAATTTTCTGCAGGGCCAGAATATCTATCTAATGAGATAAGAGTGTTTGATTGGCCTGAATATCCTTCCTCATTTTTGCCTTCTAATTTTCATGGAAATAATCTCACTATATTAAGAATGCCTGATAGCCTCATCAAGGAGTTAGGCGGCCTAAAATCTAAG AACTTGACAGTTATGGatttatttaaatgtaaatcCATAACAAAAATTCCTGACCTTTCAAGTAGCCCAAATTTAGTGAAGTTGGATCTTACAGTGTGTGAGAACTTAGTTGAGGTTCATGATTCCGTTGGATTCCTTGATAAGCTTTCGAGATTTTCTGTTGGCGGATGCTGCAAGCTTAGGATTTTGCCGAAAAGATTCAAGTTGAGATCTCTACGTGTTTTTAATCTTAGAGAGTGCTCTAGTCTCGAAGACTTTCCAGAGATTGAGCGTGAAATGGAATTTTTACATGTGTTAGATTTTCGTGACTCTAGCATAAAAGAACTACCTTCATCAATTGAGAACCTCAAAGGACTTAAAAAGTTATATCTGTACCCCGGCTCTAGTCTAAAGAAACTACCTTCATCAATTAGCAACCTTACTCAGCTTCAAGAATTATATGTAGCAGGCTGCATTGATCAGTTGCGAAGTCTACACATTGTCCAAGTCCACGGTGATTCACAAGTACCAATACACATTGGAAAGGTGGAGGAGGATGGTATACAATCCACGCCATCTGTTGTGTCTACAGGCGAAGAATGTGAAATTGCATCAACTACTGCAGAATTGACTCCAACAAATTCAAGCATTTTTAATGATGCAAGTTCCTCCTCAAGCGCGATTTGGAAATCGCTACAAGTTTTAACTCTTCGATTCTGTTGCCTGTCAGAATCAAATTTCTTCACGAATGGTAATTACTTTCCTGCTTTGGATAGGTTAGATCTAAGTGGGAGTGATATTGTTATCTTTCCAGTTCAAAGCCTCAGATTTGATAGGTTGCGAGACCTTTGTTTGAACAATTGcaagaaacttgaagaaatttTACCTCTTCCATCAAGTATAGCAAGTGTTCATGCTCGTGAATGCACGTCATTGGAAAGTTTTGCACTACTATCTGAAATACTTATTAAAAACAATGGAACGAATTTTCGTAACCTCCAAAGGATTGACTTGTACGGATGCCATAAACTGCTTGCGAAAATAAGCTGGCTGATTCCTTCATGGGAAGAGTTAT AG